A genomic window from Luteolibacter sp. LG18 includes:
- a CDS encoding autotransporter-associated beta strand repeat-containing protein — MKTKFVGRGLWFVSPAITVAFSLVLPPTARAVNVVKANNTTALNATGSWSGGVVPGTGDTALWNSTVASGNAAVSIGDNLAWGGLQIGDGTNPGANITINATTGKVMSLGSAGIVLNTTGTSPRSLTVNADTDLSASQVWNVGGTLFFNQTGALSGVSGLLLTKSGTGAATLASQTSTYAGKFLVNGGVLGISGDLAFGPVPGAAQADYLTLDGGVLANMTVATSSTVFTSGFDVSLNANRGITLGAGGGTIQTGYGRTVTIAGAITGAGNLIKTDIGTLVLAGASNYSGTTTVNSNAGTLKITGSLTSDVTVNLNSTITGSGSSLGSLSLLNNSTLLVGSSILTFNTVSAAGTVNLVLANPSPTVGTKTVDLIKYGVGVAIGTGSYNIAGFRNSSITNDLVNAKLVLQYDVSLLTWDVANTTWSTSANFAAGPITFQSGDSVIFDTADAVTISGIVYPSALLVNNTSGTVSMTGTGVIAGGTTVTKEGAGTFLLSTPNTFLGQTLVNAGILQLGNANALGASGIGNETLVATGATLDVNGQSLNSATISEIIKIEGDGVSSLGSLVNNGSSQINALNNLTLTANASVGGTARFDIRSANGAPTSFLEMGNFTLTKIGANQVSVVGTPISQGNIVINAGTLSLESTTSTAGTGTITIAATGTLGIYANVAGGVTWPITSNGGTINNLGSAATLSSTIALATGTTTTITGSAGTTLPSAITGTGDLLKTGSSSYTFASTKAFTGKITVNQGTLVQDATGNLGGTPPSFVADGLTLNGGAISNSGSQIVGVTIPANRGVTLGASGGTIIGDSTSGNFGITVSSVITGSGLLTKSGGGYVQLSGANTYTGGTTVSNGSATSATHGAIDLNNASGLGTGNLTYTHTGSITGLRFQVDATLANNITFSSSAVTNRFLLDASRNIVLNGVLAGGNAGGTWQLDINATSTLTLAGNSTYIGTTKLNSGKLIVSTYDTALGTSTLQFAGNATLATGGVSAARTLANAMTINSGITATLDASVGALTLNGPIGGSGNLIQTVNGVVTLGGANTYTGTTTYNLGLLTLDYTNQNNSKLADGALLTLNGSAVMLNGGSHTELTGGTTFSGFTSIGRSSGSSRIALGAITRINGQLDIALTTPTSLATTSTANVNGLLPGVILGGSSLAMNDGSGNIVPYTGFADLVRLGGVVANNGTLNQRIVEGGVSGNVTLAAATTDTNTLTVGTTSALATISGATTLRLGSLGSLVATSSSGGLSVTVSTLTAGGPTIDIAGELVLNNSQASVPMSISSVLADNGTGVVSVTKVGAGTTVLTGINTASGGYTVGAGILQVGDSSTTGATATLGINASVTMQSATMLILNDRVATSSNVDCVGAIGGAGSVTYNGVNGPAPNGGLSAYTVNNASTYTGGTTINNARANASSATAFGTGAATVNAGGQIYVSTNSLTFANNLDVKGNGWYENAGTVQNGAIRVDGNSVVFSGAVNLSADTRIGAGSGASPGPVFSGPMTGNAGLEINGATNVSGTVILSGTNSYTGLTKITTGILQIGNGGTTGTLGTGSVTNNAALRFNRTNASIVANNIGGTGTVTHTGTGTTTLTGTNNYTGGTTLTAGTLSLGSTDAIGTTGTISFGGGTLQFTVANTTDYSSRFSQASGQTYRLDTNSQLVSIATALTGPSGSLIKIGQGSLVLTNAANTLPSGITIADNGGTLLVMTPGALGTGTVTFSKTGVNTGTLALQLTGSNTLSTTFNAASSTSSSAGGTPNIQNVSGNTKLVGNLTVTGTGGNGFNIQSDAGVGNFLELAGTLGVGPALTTGRTNTLTGAGNGLVSGVIQDSTTNPAATMGVTKDGTGTWTLTGTNTYTGSTTVNGGILSLVTAYLADTSTVNIAATGATLNLNYVGTDTINQLNFGGVLQQAGTWGSPSSAAAHKTTRITGTGILNVLTGAPSTPYDTWMSLYGLTYGLNDGKGQDPDNDGSNNLAEFAFDGNPLSGVSSGKIRVKVATLGPDQVLTLTLPVFTGVTFSSPDGMEMVSTAAVNGVIYHIQGSADLGTFELSVSELSPGDSAAVQATLSLPVLDAGWTYRTFRTAGTVALDTKNFMRAKVNE, encoded by the coding sequence ATGAAGACGAAGTTCGTTGGTCGTGGTTTGTGGTTTGTTTCTCCGGCCATTACGGTGGCCTTCTCGCTGGTCCTGCCCCCCACCGCCAGGGCCGTGAATGTCGTCAAGGCGAACAACACGACCGCCTTGAACGCGACCGGCAGTTGGTCCGGTGGAGTGGTTCCTGGCACCGGTGACACCGCCCTCTGGAATTCCACGGTCGCCTCCGGCAACGCAGCCGTGTCGATTGGCGACAACCTGGCCTGGGGAGGACTCCAGATCGGTGATGGCACCAATCCTGGCGCGAACATCACCATCAATGCCACCACCGGCAAGGTGATGTCTCTCGGGTCCGCCGGAATCGTGCTCAACACCACCGGCACCAGTCCGCGCAGCCTCACCGTCAATGCCGACACCGACCTGTCGGCGAGCCAGGTTTGGAACGTCGGGGGCACCCTTTTCTTCAACCAGACCGGTGCCCTGTCCGGTGTGAGCGGCTTGCTCCTGACGAAGTCCGGCACCGGAGCGGCCACCCTGGCGTCCCAGACGTCCACCTATGCCGGCAAGTTCCTCGTCAATGGCGGCGTGCTCGGCATTAGCGGGGATCTCGCGTTCGGCCCCGTGCCCGGAGCCGCCCAGGCGGATTACCTGACCCTGGACGGGGGCGTTCTCGCGAACATGACGGTGGCGACTTCCAGCACTGTCTTCACCTCGGGCTTCGATGTGAGCCTCAATGCCAACCGCGGCATCACCTTGGGTGCCGGCGGCGGCACCATCCAGACCGGCTATGGTCGAACCGTGACCATTGCCGGGGCGATCACCGGCGCGGGCAATCTCATCAAGACCGACATCGGCACCCTCGTGCTGGCCGGGGCCAGCAACTACAGCGGCACCACCACGGTGAACTCAAACGCCGGCACGCTGAAGATCACCGGTTCGCTCACCTCGGATGTCACGGTGAACCTGAATTCCACCATCACCGGCTCGGGTTCCAGTTTGGGCTCCCTGTCGCTGCTGAACAACTCCACCTTGTTGGTGGGGTCCTCGATCCTGACTTTCAACACCGTCAGCGCCGCCGGCACCGTCAATCTCGTCCTCGCCAATCCATCCCCCACCGTCGGCACCAAGACCGTCGACCTCATCAAATACGGGGTGGGCGTTGCCATAGGCACCGGCAGCTACAACATCGCGGGCTTCCGGAATTCCTCCATCACCAACGATCTGGTCAATGCCAAGCTGGTTCTGCAGTACGACGTCTCGTTGCTCACCTGGGACGTGGCGAACACCACCTGGTCCACCAGTGCCAATTTTGCCGCCGGCCCGATCACTTTCCAATCGGGCGACTCGGTCATCTTCGACACTGCCGACGCGGTCACCATCTCGGGGATCGTCTATCCATCCGCGCTGTTGGTGAACAACACCTCCGGCACCGTGTCCATGACCGGGACCGGGGTCATCGCCGGTGGCACCACGGTGACCAAGGAGGGGGCCGGCACCTTCCTCCTGTCCACGCCGAATACCTTCCTGGGGCAGACCTTGGTCAACGCCGGTATCCTGCAACTGGGCAACGCCAATGCCCTGGGGGCATCCGGCATCGGGAACGAGACGCTTGTGGCCACCGGGGCAACCCTGGACGTCAACGGCCAGTCGCTGAACTCCGCGACCATTTCGGAAATCATCAAGATCGAGGGCGATGGTGTCAGCAGCCTCGGGTCATTGGTCAACAACGGCTCGAGCCAGATCAACGCCCTGAACAACCTGACGCTGACGGCCAACGCCTCCGTTGGCGGCACGGCCCGGTTCGACATCCGCAGCGCGAACGGAGCCCCCACCTCTTTTCTGGAAATGGGGAATTTCACCCTGACCAAGATCGGTGCCAACCAGGTCAGTGTGGTCGGCACGCCGATTTCGCAGGGGAATATCGTCATCAACGCTGGCACCCTCAGCTTGGAAAGCACGACCTCCACCGCGGGCACCGGCACCATCACCATCGCCGCCACCGGCACACTGGGCATTTATGCAAACGTGGCTGGCGGAGTCACCTGGCCCATCACGTCGAATGGCGGCACCATCAACAACCTGGGTTCGGCGGCCACGCTCAGCAGCACCATCGCTCTCGCCACCGGCACCACCACCACGATCACCGGCTCCGCCGGCACCACCTTGCCCAGCGCCATCACCGGCACCGGGGACCTGCTCAAGACCGGTTCCAGTTCCTACACGTTTGCCTCCACGAAGGCCTTCACTGGCAAGATCACCGTCAACCAAGGCACCCTCGTCCAGGATGCGACGGGCAACCTCGGCGGCACGCCTCCCAGTTTTGTCGCGGACGGTCTGACGCTCAACGGCGGCGCGATCAGCAACTCCGGCAGCCAGATCGTCGGGGTCACCATTCCCGCGAACCGTGGGGTAACCCTTGGCGCTTCCGGAGGCACCATCATCGGGGACAGCACCAGCGGCAACTTCGGCATCACCGTGTCGAGTGTGATCACCGGGTCCGGGTTGCTCACGAAATCGGGTGGGGGTTACGTCCAGTTGAGCGGGGCGAACACCTACACCGGTGGCACGACCGTCTCCAACGGCTCCGCGACCTCCGCCACCCACGGGGCCATCGACCTGAACAACGCCAGCGGCCTCGGCACAGGCAACCTCACCTACACTCACACCGGCAGCATCACCGGCCTTCGTTTCCAAGTGGATGCCACCCTCGCCAACAACATCACCTTCAGCAGCAGCGCCGTCACCAACCGCTTCCTCCTCGATGCGTCCCGGAACATCGTGCTCAACGGTGTTCTGGCCGGCGGCAACGCCGGAGGCACCTGGCAACTCGACATCAACGCCACTTCCACCCTGACCCTGGCGGGCAACAGCACCTACATCGGGACCACCAAGCTGAACTCCGGCAAGCTGATCGTGTCGACGTATGACACCGCGCTCGGTACCAGCACCCTCCAGTTCGCGGGCAATGCGACCCTCGCCACCGGGGGCGTCAGCGCCGCCCGGACGCTTGCCAACGCGATGACGATCAATTCCGGCATCACCGCCACCCTCGATGCCAGCGTGGGGGCGCTCACGCTGAACGGGCCAATTGGAGGAAGCGGCAATCTGATCCAGACGGTCAACGGAGTGGTCACCCTCGGTGGGGCGAATACCTACACCGGCACCACGACCTACAATCTCGGGCTCCTCACCCTGGACTACACCAACCAGAACAACTCCAAGCTGGCGGACGGGGCGTTGCTGACGCTCAACGGCAGCGCCGTCATGCTGAACGGTGGCTCCCACACAGAACTCACGGGAGGCACCACTTTCAGCGGGTTCACCAGCATCGGCCGCAGCAGCGGCAGTTCGAGGATCGCACTGGGGGCCATCACCCGCATCAATGGCCAGCTCGATATTGCCCTCACAACCCCCACCAGCCTCGCGACCACCTCCACGGCCAATGTCAACGGGCTCCTGCCCGGGGTGATCCTGGGAGGATCGAGCCTGGCGATGAACGACGGCAGCGGGAACATCGTGCCTTACACCGGGTTCGCGGACCTCGTCCGCCTCGGAGGGGTGGTCGCCAACAACGGCACCCTCAACCAGCGGATCGTCGAGGGTGGTGTCTCGGGCAATGTCACCCTGGCGGCGGCCACCACCGACACGAACACTTTGACCGTCGGCACGACTTCCGCGCTCGCCACCATCAGCGGTGCCACCACGCTCCGGCTGGGGTCGCTCGGCTCCCTGGTGGCCACCTCCAGCAGTGGGGGCCTCTCGGTCACCGTCTCGACCCTGACCGCGGGTGGACCCACGATCGACATCGCGGGCGAGCTGGTGCTCAACAATTCCCAGGCCTCCGTTCCCATGAGCATCAGTTCGGTGCTGGCGGACAACGGCACGGGGGTCGTGAGTGTGACCAAGGTGGGCGCGGGAACCACGGTGCTGACCGGGATCAACACCGCCTCCGGCGGCTACACCGTCGGCGCGGGTATCCTCCAGGTCGGAGATAGCTCCACCACCGGCGCGACCGCCACCCTCGGGATCAATGCTTCCGTGACCATGCAGTCGGCCACGATGCTGATTCTCAACGACCGCGTCGCGACCAGCAGCAACGTTGACTGTGTGGGAGCCATCGGGGGAGCTGGCAGCGTCACTTACAATGGTGTCAACGGACCGGCTCCGAACGGCGGTCTGAGTGCTTACACGGTCAACAACGCCAGTACCTACACGGGTGGCACCACGATCAACAACGCCCGTGCCAACGCGAGCAGCGCCACCGCCTTTGGCACAGGAGCCGCGACGGTCAATGCGGGCGGCCAGATCTATGTGTCCACGAACAGCCTGACCTTCGCCAACAACCTGGATGTGAAAGGCAACGGGTGGTATGAGAACGCTGGCACCGTGCAAAACGGGGCGATCCGGGTGGACGGAAACTCGGTGGTCTTCTCGGGGGCCGTCAATCTCTCCGCGGACACACGCATCGGTGCTGGGTCCGGTGCCTCTCCGGGGCCGGTGTTCTCCGGCCCGATGACCGGAAACGCGGGACTGGAGATCAATGGTGCCACCAATGTCAGCGGCACCGTGATCCTGTCCGGTACCAACAGTTACACCGGCCTCACCAAAATCACCACGGGTATCCTGCAGATCGGAAACGGCGGAACCACGGGCACCCTTGGCACCGGTAGCGTGACGAACAATGCCGCCCTGCGTTTCAACCGAACCAATGCCTCCATTGTGGCGAACAACATCGGGGGCACGGGCACGGTGACCCACACCGGAACCGGCACCACCACCTTGACCGGCACGAACAATTACACCGGTGGCACCACTCTCACGGCCGGCACGCTCTCTCTCGGATCGACCGACGCGATCGGCACCACCGGCACGATCAGCTTCGGCGGAGGGACTCTCCAGTTCACTGTCGCCAACACCACCGACTATTCGAGCCGCTTTTCCCAAGCTTCGGGCCAAACCTACCGGTTGGATACCAACAGCCAGCTCGTGTCGATCGCGACGGCCCTGACCGGGCCATCCGGCAGCCTGATCAAGATCGGCCAGGGGTCGCTGGTGCTCACCAATGCCGCCAATACCTTGCCCTCGGGCATCACGATCGCGGATAATGGTGGAACGCTGCTGGTGATGACCCCGGGTGCCCTGGGGACGGGTACGGTGACCTTCAGCAAGACCGGGGTCAATACCGGCACCTTGGCATTGCAGCTCACAGGCTCGAACACCCTTTCCACCACCTTCAACGCCGCGTCCTCCACCAGTTCGTCGGCCGGTGGTACTCCCAATATCCAGAATGTGAGCGGGAACACCAAGCTCGTCGGCAACCTGACGGTGACCGGCACGGGCGGCAATGGGTTCAATATCCAATCGGACGCGGGAGTTGGGAACTTCCTCGAACTGGCAGGCACGCTCGGCGTCGGACCGGCCCTTACGACCGGCAGGACCAACACCCTGACGGGAGCGGGAAATGGGTTGGTCAGCGGGGTGATCCAGGACAGCACCACCAATCCAGCCGCCACCATGGGCGTGACGAAGGATGGCACCGGCACCTGGACCCTCACCGGCACGAACACCTACACGGGGTCGACGACCGTGAACGGCGGCATCCTGTCCCTCGTCACAGCGTATCTGGCGGATACCTCCACCGTGAATATCGCGGCCACCGGAGCGACCTTGAACCTCAACTACGTGGGCACCGACACCATCAACCAGCTCAACTTCGGAGGAGTGCTGCAACAGGCGGGAACCTGGGGTTCGCCGTCATCCGCGGCCGCCCACAAGACCACCCGGATCACCGGCACCGGCATCCTCAATGTGCTCACCGGAGCCCCGTCCACGCCTTATGACACATGGATGAGCCTTTATGGGCTCACCTACGGCCTGAATGACGGCAAGGGCCAGGATCCGGACAACGACGGTTCCAACAACCTGGCGGAATTCGCCTTCGACGGGAATCCGTTGTCCGGAGTGAGCAGTGGCAAAATCCGGGTCAAGGTGGCGACCTTGGGACCGGATCAGGTGCTGACCTTGACGCTGCCGGTGTTCACGGGAGTGACCTTCAGCTCGCCGGATGGAATGGAGATGGTCTCAACGGCCGCGGTCAACGGGGTGATCTACCATATCCAGGGTTCGGCGGACCTGGGGACCTTCGAGCTGTCGGTTTCCGAACTCAGCCCCGGGGACTCGGCCGCGGTGCAGGCGACCTTGTCGCTACCGGTTTTGGACGCCGGATGGACCTACCGCACCTTCCGCACGGCGGGGACTGTTGCCTTGGACACCAAGAACTTCATGCGCGCCAAGGTGAACGAATGA